Within the Paratractidigestivibacter faecalis genome, the region GATGAGATCTCGTGTGGACAGGTATTGCCGCCAGTGCGCTCGGTGCTACCATTGTGAGCAGTTCCAACAGTGCCGTATCCAATTCCAATCAGGCAAAGGACATCCATTTTGAACTGTTCTCCCAGCCCAACGGCGGTCGGCTGCTTGCTGTTCTGCTTGCCGGCATTGTTCTGTGGGCAGTCCTCCAACTGATCGTGGGCGGTGCAGTTCAACTGGGATATGCTCATTTTAATCTGAACCTTGTAGATGGAAATGATGCTGCCATCTCGGACTTGTTCTCTCAGAAGACCGTCTGTGGGATGGCTTCTGCATGAAATTCCTGCAGGGTCTGTACATCGCCCTCTGGTCGCTGCTGTTGGTGATTCCGGGAATCGTGAAAACATACAGCTATGCGATGACACCTTACATCATGTCCGAGCATCCTTCGCTGACCGCAAATGAAGCGATCACAGAATCCCGGCGGATCATGAATGGCAACAAATGGCGGCTGTTCTGTCTGGATTTCAGCTTCATTGGCTGGGAGCTGCTCTGTTCGGTGCCACTGTATGCCGAGGGTTTTCTGGTTCTCAAATATTTCACCGGTTCAGAGGCTCTGGCGATTTCTCTTGTTCTTCTGCTGACAATTCCATTGAGCATTGGCTTCTTTTTGTACACCCCTATGAGGAAGCTGCATGGGCTACTTTCTACCGCGATATTACCGCAGCACCTACCGAACCGGATGAAGCATATTGACTTTTATATTAAAATTATCGTTGTAGTTCCCTTCATCGGCTATGACTCTAAATGGCCGGATCAGAGTAAACATAGATTGAAAAGCTGATCCAAAACGCAAACGATTCTATTGTTATTTCACACTCTGCGGATGTTTCCAGTTATAAAAAAGAAATTATTATATGGTCGATCATGATATGGTCGATCATGCAGAGTACCTTATCGGTGTGTTTGATAATCAGAAAAAGCTGCGCTCAGGTACAGCACAGACAGTCAACTATGCCTTGCATCAGGGAAAAGTAATCACTCTGATCCATCCAGACACTATGGAGATAACAGCCCCTGCGCCTTAACAAATTCACAAAAATTTTTCATTAGCATTTCCAACAAAATATTTTCATTGAAGGGGTGCTGTGATATAATAAGATATAAAACTACGCTCAGAACAAATGGTGCCGCTATGAACAATATATTGGACAGCAATTTGCTGCTTTAAGATACGAAAAAAATATTTTGGTTGTTGAAGAAACTACATCTGCTGGTGGATGCGGCTCCTTCACGCGGCTTCTTCATGTCCTGCGTCAGCCTGTCTTTATGACAGTGCGGCGTGGGGCTTTTTTATTGCCTGAAAGGAGTATGAGAACATGAGTCTGAAATATACCTGCCCCA harbors:
- a CDS encoding DUF975 family protein; its protein translation is MKFLQGLYIALWSLLLVIPGIVKTYSYAMTPYIMSEHPSLTANEAITESRRIMNGNKWRLFCLDFSFIGWELLCSVPLYAEGFLVLKYFTGSEALAISLVLLLTIPLSIGFFLYTPMRKLHGLLSTAILPQHLPNRMKHIDFYIKIIVVVPFIGYDSKWPDQSKHRLKS